CCACATCAAGCCTCCGCACGGCCATTAAAACCAAGCGTCACAGTATGACACGCTCCGCAGTAGTCTAAGGGACTAGATTATCGGCGGCCAGGGCGAGAGGGGACCCGCACCCTCCGCCCGGACCCCGGGCGTCTTAGGTCGGCGCCGGCGAGCTGCTTGACTGGATCGTTTGACACCGCGTCAGCTCTCCCAGCTTCAGAGGAACCGGGCCACGTCCACGGCGCTCGCCGGGCGTTTCCTCGACAGTCTCGTCTGCTAATACTCGCTGCACAGCGTGGCTAAACACAAGGCTTGATCCATATGCCCGGCAATCAGGAGTAAATACATGAAGTCTTAACAGCAGAGCGTATTTACACTTAATATCAAACTAAAAGCACTGATTATGCCCCCCTTCCCTTTAGAGAATTACAGTCTTATATACAGTGATGGAAAGCACATTTAGTTAAAGATTGTACTTATGTTCAGGTTTGAAGTACTTGTAATTTACTTGAATAGGGCTACGTCCATTTTCTGCTACCGTAGAGGTCTAGTCCTCATTCTGAGGCaaatattctactttttactcAGTTATTTAACTGTAGTATCTAGTGTCTTTTCAGATAGGCTACAGAAATACAAAGTATAATAACCAAATAAATTGTGATTTATTATTGCAGGTTACAATAAGAGAAGACTTTTTTGAGCCCTGGGAAATCCACAAGCTACCCAGAAGTATATCAAGTAATTAAAATTAGTTTAAACTTCACACATTAATGTATCAAAAGTATTacacaataatacaatatacattattctgaaatgtgCCATTCTGCATAATAAGTATCAAAAACTTTAGGCGTATGTTGATGCccatacttttgtacttttacttgtaacagagtatttctaaaCTGTGGTAATgtgacttttatttaagtaaaagatcaaaatacttctttcaccactgcttAAATGTATAGTATTACTGCATCACTAATGCATGTGTGAACATCATTTTAAACTAGCTATTGTAATACTGTTGGATAAAACAGTGCATTACATTGAAAAACTGACCATTTTTATCTCAGAGATTTAACCTGCAAAGTAACCAAAGTTGTTAGATagatgtagtgaagtaaaaagtataaaattgctaaaaatagaaatactcaagtaaagtacaggtaCTTGAAATACGCGTATATACATAATTTTGTCTGTTCAAACATGTATCTGCTGCCTGGCGCATATcacttttaatacattttttcaggCTAAGGAGTCAACTGCAGACAATCCTGCCATTATATTGGATTTAAATTATTGTACAGTGGTATTAAGTAAAGAATACTGTGATATTAGTGATTGAATTTTCCAGATGAAATCCCTCCACAAACATCTAtgaatcacacacactctcggTTAATCCCCTGGTTTTACGGATACTTAATGTGAGGGCTAAGACAGAAGCTTTGGTCTGACAATCCCTGCAAAGGTAATCTGTCTGTGAGAGTCAAGACAGGGTCCACAAGCCTATTGGCTTCAGTCTATTGTAAAGTGTCACACGACACCTCTGTGGCTTAAAAAACAGGAGTTATTCATTAATTAGGTGCAAAATtaagaaatagaaaatacacacatgaatCCAGTAATGACATCTCCAATTTCCATGTTACTAATGTCCAGTCATTTGCTGgtcaaaatgttttacacatCCCTTTTCTCAAATTAAAACAGTTCAAATCAGTCCATAAACACAATAATACTGAATAATAAAGAGGGATGTCCAGAGCTGAGGAAATGTCTTTATTGTTAGGACACAGTGGAGACAGACTTCTGTTTTACTGGTATACACTGAGGTTTCATCTTCCACCAGTTCACTAATCCCAGTGGTACTGAGCACACATGTGGAAAGGAAATGTGAGCATCACATTGTtgtaaagctgtaaaaatagcatattttcaaaaaaacccaaagtgtTATTTTCTCCCAAATAAATTACAGGTAGcctaatgtacagtatatttacataacatattcccttataaatgaaaaatttgcattttgtgtgtttatcgTAATAGAAATTTAGGATTATTTTACTCCTGATCATTATAAACATGAAACATATTCAATTCAAACATTGACAGcatctttaaatattaaaagcaaGTTAGTAGTTGTTGATTAGTATTAGTTTGTGTATTGGCAGGCTCCAATACTAAATTTATTTAAGAAGCAACTTGTTTGTTCACCAGCACAGGGATAACAGGATTATACTAAGCTGAGCTCGTTGCAAAGAAGCGGGAGTTGCAGGATCAAACCTCTAGAGGTTGAGTATGCATTCCAGCCAACCAGAAAGAGAGTGACCTTCAAacccatatacagtatgtgtcagttCACTCTCAGCATCCTGACTATTGTCACTCttgctgctgtgctgcagtcTGAAGTGATTTAGAAGATGTTCAAGGTTTATGATGATGTTCAAGGCACTGTGGATGTCCTGAGTCTCGAGTTGTCATAGAATAGCTATATTCAGTGCCCTAGATTGACAAACATTGTGTTAAAGtactatacacatacacacataaatatacgtaaatatacatacacatccaacattttaagcaagattagtgtattgtttttgttttgtacaatcttagagtgaaaaaaggggaAGGAGAACCACACAAAAGTTTGGTCACCCCAAGAGAATTGAGCTCTCAGGTAACTTTTAACAAGGTCTCAGAACTTAATTAGCTTGtcagggctatggcttgttcacagtcattgctaggaaaggccaggtgatgcaaatttcaaagctttataaatactctgactcctcaaaccttgtcccaacaatcagcagccatgggctcctccaAGGAGCtgacaattaaaataactgatgcccacaatGCAGGAGAAGGCGagaagaagatagcaaagtgttttcagaaagttcgtaatgtaattaagaaatgaaagttaacaggaacggtggaggtcaagttgaggtctggaagaagaggaaaacttTCCGAGAAAAATGTGGGTAGGTTTGCTAGAAAGGCAACTCAAAACCGCCATTCAACTGCAAAAGACGCAAAAGATATTCATGTCTTCAGTTTACAcctgcttttgttttatgttcGTATATTTGATATAGTTAAAGATATCTGACATTTAATTCAAAGATTGATTACTGAAGCTGATATAGGTAGATATCCTCTTTAAGGACGTTATATATATGGAAACAGGCTTTCCATATATGgccacataaataaatgaacctTTAAATGAACTTAAACCTGACTATTTGTACtatattacacaaaaagtgGTGAGGAAACATAAGCATAAGTCATGATCCAGGAGAGGACAGTGTCAGCTCCTGCATGATCTGCAGTGAACCAGAGGCTTGTCATGATTTGCAGAAAACGATGAACTGTATATCGCAACAGCGAACACTAACAGTGGTCTTCATATCAGATagaggggaaaaggagaaatCAAGACATAGCTGAGGTCTGTTTAGAAAAATCAGGCTATTACAGATTTCCCCAAGATCCTTAGGTgctctgttttcattgtttccaAACATAGACACAAAGGTGAGAAGTCTAATTGATTATCTGAATGAGTTCTTCATGTCATTTGGCTCTACTGTTTGATAAAGCACTGAGAAAGGGTGTTTTGAAAAGTACTACAATGcctaaataaagtttaatattattattattacaactaGTAGTAGTTGTTGAAGTTGAAGTAGTACTtgtatatttcatatattttcagtttatattaaGCCATGTACATACAGTGGGTTCAGCAAAGAGACCTAACAGCAGCATCTATGCATAGCAATAGTCTTACATTTTTTGCAGTATAGATAAGaagttttatttcaacttgaaATGACTAATGTGATAAAACCCATCCTGCCCTTTCCTAAGATATTTATGTGCTCATATTTTAACAGTCACTGTTTGCTTTGAAGCTGACATTTGAGCATTACCTGCTCAGCCTCTGCACTGCAACTACTCTGACCTCTCGACTAGAGTCAAGAGTCTAATGTCATGAACAGAGGCAGCATGTCTCTCATAAGTAATCAGCCATACACATTATACATTAAAGGCCTTTTAGTGGACACACTGAGATTATTTCAAAGCAATGAGAAACTGTAAGTATACAGAGGATATTTTCTGATATCTTCATTTGCACTTTACCTTCAATATGGCCATGACTTCCACAATAGCACAGACAGTTTAGTAGGTGTGATGGTGATGGCGAATTCAAAGCAGCTCATCAATCAGTCCAACCACAGCTGAGTTGACCAGGATAAAGTCGAGAGGTTGCTGGATCTCATTAGTCCAGGAACAATGGCAGATCACTGATGGAGTTCCAGGTCAaaaccaggggaaaaaaagtagaaatttaCCAAGATCTATCAAATAAAACTCCCAGTCCTGAGAATGTAGATGTTGCTCGATAGTATGAACATCTTCAGTAACTGGACAGACACTATGAGCTTGTTTGTGGATGTACGGAATCACCCATTATTTACAGGGTCTTATTTTATAAACAGTGACAGCCTCAAATTAGCAGAATTAGATTTCAGGTAGGGTGAGGTAAGTAGAAATTTGTTAATGATCTTAACACCGGATCTAAGTCCGCTGCTTAATTTGTTAGGTGACAAGGCAGGTCATGAGGGTGCCACCTGAGACACTCTCCGTGTGATAAGGCTATAATCTGCagttctgttctttttctggTTTCCGTTAAGGTCGGACAATCAAAGTCATCATTTTACTTATCCaacatttcagttcagttaatTTTGAATCACATATTTTCTTCATGTACCATTGACAAGTCCAGATACAgataaagaaaactgaatggaaaatttttaaaaaaaaagtgaatggatTACTTCTACTGCATGTAGTCATGTTAACATATATGTAAGTTACAAATACTTGTTACGGAGGATGCTTAACATAtagaaaacaagcaaaacactACACTAGTGAGCAATAATTACATAAATTAGCAAAAACCTACATTTCACAAGCAGACCactacatttaacaaaacaaaactacattTAATAAGCAAAAGCCCATAtttaacaagcaaaaaaaactccattaaacaattaaaaacctacatttaacaaaaaaaaaacaaaatcaaacaatcaaaaccctacatttaacaaaaaaaactacattaaacaagcaaaaacttatattaaacaaacaaaaacttaaagCCTACATCCAACTGGATATCAACAGGGGATCACGGGCAGGTTTTACTTGTAGCAGATTAAAAATTGTTTATCATCCATAAAACTGACATTCTTTATGGTGGCTATGTTGATTTACATAGTCACGACAGTGACAATGAAGAGTCACTGTTCGATAGTTAAGAGGTGGATTTTATTACATCTACAGTCCACTACCATTAATGTGGCTAAATCTGCCGGTTGGTTCAGCCATTATCCATCCTCAGCAATTCCGTTGACTTCCAGTGACTTTTAAGAATGGGCTCTCTTCAAGAAAACAGAAGGCTTTTTTTGATACTGGATGTTTTTGGCCACTGATAGTGTTGCTTTGCTATacttaagataaaaaaaaaaaaaaaaaaggtaagtcTTTAGAAGACATTTTCTGTCCAGCCAGTGACAGTAAGCGTTTGCAACATCACAACAAGGCCACTGCAGGTGAGGCTCTGAGGTTAATCCAATCAGGATAAGAAcacctacagtacattcatACAGAGACAGATGCTGATGGTTAAAATGCTGGATGGCTGGTCTGTCCTGAAagtttaaacattaaaatattcaacaaagTGTACACAGGTAAGCCTTAACGTTAAAGCCGGTTATTGGTTTTCAAGGAAATcaatcaaagaaagaaagtaagaaaagcAACTAGCTCTGCTACCTGTATTATTGAAATTAGAAACTGTCTACTAGAGAgtgaggattttctttttgtctcatcaCATGTATAGGTCACATGAGAACACACTTGTGAATGGGTTCCTGCCTCTATAGCATTAGCATGAAGTGTAGCATTCTGAAAAGCATTATCTACTGTAtctattactttttttctctttggtccatgttcaaaacaaacagatcaGTACATTCATCAGTGTTATCAAAATAGAGGGTTATAATACACTGATAATAAACTTCTATAAGACTCAGGACTCCAGGTTTAATTTGCTTGTTTAGAAGAAGTTCACACTGAGTAATGTGCTAAAAGCTGACTGAACCTAATGAAGATTAGGATAATTTCTCCGGACCTGGAAAGTGGAGCAAATTACTTTGGGCCCTGGCCTCTCTATCCGGGCGTTAAGATTGATTACTGGCCTCTTTTACCTTATGTTCTACCTCACAATCCTGTAATCCCATTTTAGCAATTTGAAGATAGGGTTAGTGGTGAGGTATAAAAATCACACTGTGTAACTCTCTCGTGACCATCAACACTATTGGGTTCTTTAGGTGAAGAAGCTCAGAGCTCAAACAACAGACAACTGAAGATGGCTTGGGACGGAGGAATCGAACCAAATGGCACGGAGGGCAGGAACTTCTACATTCCTATGTCCAACAGGACTGGGATTGTTAGAAGTCCTTTTGAATACCCACAATATTACATGGTAGACCCGATCATGTACAAACTTCTAGCTTTCTACATGTTTTTCCTGATCTGTACTGGAACTCCCATCAACGGCTTGACATTGATGGTCACAGCTCAGAACAAGAAGCTCCGGCAACCTCTCAACTACATCCTCGTCAACCTGGCTGTGGCTGGACTCATCATGTGCTCCTTTGGATttaccatcaccatcacctcAGCTTTTAATGGCTACTTTATTCTTGGAGCCACTGCCTGTGCTGTTGAGGGATTCATGGCCACACTGGGAGGTAAGAAAGAAGAAGCACAGGACTTTCCAGAAATTATAGAGGaagttatttttcctgtttcattgGCAAGTGTACAATATACATTAATTACTTCTACCCTTCTCTCTATAGGGGAAGTTGCTCTCTGGTCTCTGGTTGTCCTGGCTATTGAGAGATACATTGTTGTGTGCAAACCCATGGGAAGCTTCAAATTCACTGGAACTCATGCAGCGGCTGGAGTCGCTTTCACCTGGATCATGGCCTTCTCATGCGCTGGACCCCCACTGTTTGGCTGGTCAAggttaattcacatttttatctGTAATCTTACTTACAGTACAGTGACTGTATAACATGATAGTGAAGATTTGAAAACTGAGAACCACTCAAAAAAACATCTATATTAAGAAAATGACAGTGTAAAAGCATAGTTATGAGGTGTGTTGATACTGTAGATGCAGAGCTTATGGTGAGTCTTAATTATCTGCAATAATGGCTCGTCTTCAATCACGCACAGGTACCTTCCTGAGGGCATGCAGTGCTCCTGCGGACCTGACTACTACACTCTGGCCCCGGGCTTCAACAACGAATCATACGTCATCTACATGTTTGTCGTCCACTTCTTCGTTCCTGTCTTCCTCATTTTCTTCACTTATGGAAGCCTTGTGCTGACAGTCAAAGCCGTaagtgaaatttaaattcatgaGATGTTTAGCTTATAGCTAAATCTTGAAGAAATACAGTTAAAGTATAAttgcttttcatttaaagcttggcaaaattgtcagtttttttaattctgataACGTTTCGTGGTCTCAAACACTTCAGGCTGCAGCCCAGCAGCAGGAGTCAGAGTCCACCCAGAAAGCTGAAAGAGAAGTGACACGTATGTGCATCCTGATGGTCTTTGGCTTCCTGGTAGCCTGGACACCATATGCCACTTTCACTGGTTGGATTTTCCTGAACAAGGGAGCTGCCTTCACTGCCCTGACTGCATCCATCCCCGCCTTCTTTGCAAAGAGCTCAGCTCTGTATAATCCTGTTATCTATGTGCTGATGAACAAACAGGTTGGTTGATATATAAATGATcttaatttttctgtgtttaaaccCACCATGATGAACATTACATGCTTGTTATTTTAACgtcttttttgctcttttccagTTCCGTAACTGTATGCTGAGCGCTATTGGAATGGGTGGCATGGTGGAGGATGAAACCTCAGTATCAACCAGCAAGACAGAAGTATCCTCTGTCTCTTAAACATAGAGACATTTTCATTGACCTGGACACTTTCCTTTCTACTGTCTCTTTAATCTGTAATAATCTTCAATGTTGACTGAGTGAAGTTCAGGGACGTCTAAACTATTTGACCACTGATGAATGGCTCCAGGAACAAACTCATGAACTgcattttttcaccttttatttGAAAGATGTTGGAACTCAATGTGAATTCAAAATCAATGCAAAGAATTGTAAAATTAGTGAACATATGTATATGGATGCTCATTTAAATTTCCCCTGCCATCCGAGGCACAGATAGCCCTGAGATGTCTGAGCTATTTGGCACCATTGAATCTACATAACACccttgaaaaacatgttttaaatgctacagctctttttttcttacatcagTGGGAACACATTTTgtactttattttcaaaatgagcAACTATATACAATGTCAAATTCTATTTTTTGTCACTTGCTGAGTTGGTCATCATGAATTGTAAAcgttgtatatatatatttaaaaaaaatagccaagataaataaatgcatgcatGAAAATGGGTTGACATACTGACTTGATTTCAAACATAAGGCCATAAAAACTGGCATCCACTACTATGAAGTTGCAACCTCAAAAGGTTTTTATATATGTGAACCTGCAACTTTACATGCAGTACATTGaaccattttatttaaagagatTTAATGACCCTCAGAGAAGCTTGTCTCTCACGTTTTTCACCGCTGAATTGGCTGACCAAATGTTCCTCATCTCTGTCTCACGCTGTAGTATCACATGCTTCTGCATTGGGCCTGTAGAGGGCATCAGCGCCCAAAGGAGCACTTTAGGATTATGTCATAGTAGTTACCTGATCATGATGGTGCTGAGACGTAAAGGAGTGTGGTAAAGCCAAATCGTGCTAATCTAATTAACAAGGACAAGAGCAGggttaacagcagcagagtgttACAGGTCTTATTGGCCTTACATCCGCTAACAGTGTTTCATGTTGAATGAAGAAGCTTGAAGAAgcctcattttaaaaacaaatgaaagatcAAATGATCTTACATGGTGATGGTGGGAATTGACTGGTGAAACAATTTGTATGTCggtatttatataaaatatagacAGGTTGAGGATAGGAGCTTGCAAGAAGAATATAATAAAGACGAGAGAATGTGAAAGCCATGGAGGTCACAGCACttctttgctgttttgtctCTGGAGGAAAGTTGAAAAGAGTGTTAGAGGTTGTTCGTTTCGCACCTGGATTTAATTCTTGTTCCTCGATGTCATTCCCACAGTGAGCCCTCTACAATATCTGACATTTCCTATAAGTGAGAGAAAGTCacaactgaagcagcagatttTCTTATACAAGTCCTTATaaaggtattttattttcagaatcaCAACATAAGATTGATTTTTGAGAAAACCCTGCCACTAAGCATGTGGacctaaattaaaaattttcaaaTCTATGTTTATGAAATTTCAAATTATAACCTCCAATACTTTTGGAACTTATAAGAAGAAGCAAAAACACTTGCcagtacatatactgtaccaAAAACTAAATCTATAAGGGAAGCAAACAAGAGTCAATGGACATAGATCATTTGATtgaaacatatatatatttaccacatgtaaaaacacttgGATACAAGTAATAGTCCTGCAGGACATGAGTATGATCAACATAACATAGAATAACCTCCTTCAGACGATTATTATACATAACCTATTATCGGATTATTATTTCTATTGACACGTTAAAAGCATATTTAAAGTTTATGGAGCACTTTAATCCGTAACAATGCATCATGTGTTATAGGACTGTCATATATTTGTATGACAAAGGTGGCTAGTAGTAGCTAAGTAACTAGGGCTGTCAAATACATGCATTGGActaaaaagtacattatttctacattaaaatgtataaagcTACTTCAAAATTGTAGGCTGCCTAAGTGCAGTAGCCTAGCTAGTTGAGCAAATGAACTTACTTTCAAGCACTGCCCACAAGAGCGTTTCTCTCATCTAGCGATCCCATCAGCAGCATGACACGCCACGCACAAGCACATTTGTCAAGATCGATCTTGTAACCTGAGattactgaaacacacaaagccTGCGCACTCCACAGCAACTCGTTTCCGCCAACATACACAGACTCCCCGAGTGGTCCTGACCGTCGGCTAGGGGGACGCGCAGACGGACCAGAAGCGGCACCGGAGCAACAGGTTCACTGTGACTAGAACCGGGTCGCTAGGCAACTGTCCAGTGCCGCGCTCGAGGACACAGGCGAacgttttaaaaataaaaaaaaaacggttttgTCTTCTTCCGTcgcagaaacaaacaaacaaaaaaagaaaacaagggacCAAAGCAGAATAAATGTCTAGCAGGATACAGATAGATACATACAGTTAAAGAAACATAACACTCTAATACAATAGAATAGCCTAATATAACATATCCAAGTGTCTACATAGGATACAGACTGCAGACTGTTGTTGTATATTGTGTTCAGTTTACAGGGTTGTGGAATACATTTTGGATGGATTATAACTTCCTCTATGGAGGTGGTTTTATGAGCAGGTTCTTGATGGGAGAGAATCTGCACGGTATGTAGTCTACAGTCTGCTTGGACCTCCTTCCGTATGTTTTACATCAGGGGCCTATTATGACTATGCTGTAAATCACCTGTTGGCAGCGTGTAAAAGGGTTACAACGT
This genomic interval from Xiphias gladius isolate SHS-SW01 ecotype Sanya breed wild chromosome 21, ASM1685928v1, whole genome shotgun sequence contains the following:
- the LOC120807459 gene encoding green-sensitive opsin-like; protein product: MAWDGGIEPNGTEGRNFYIPMSNRTGIVRSPFEYPQYYMVDPIMYKLLAFYMFFLICTGTPINGLTLMVTAQNKKLRQPLNYILVNLAVAGLIMCSFGFTITITSAFNGYFILGATACAVEGFMATLGGEVALWSLVVLAIERYIVVCKPMGSFKFTGTHAAAGVAFTWIMAFSCAGPPLFGWSRYLPEGMQCSCGPDYYTLAPGFNNESYVIYMFVVHFFVPVFLIFFTYGSLVLTVKAAAAQQQESESTQKAEREVTRMCILMVFGFLVAWTPYATFTGWIFLNKGAAFTALTASIPAFFAKSSALYNPVIYVLMNKQFRNCMLSAIGMGGMVEDETSVSTSKTEVSSVS